CCGGTGGCGACGTGAGTGGTGGACAGCGCCATGCCGAAGTGGGAGGAGGTCAAGATGATGGCAGCGGAGGAGGTTTCTGCAGCCATGCCCTGGGGGGAGTCGATTTCGACCAAGCCCTTGCCCAAGGTGCGGATGACTCGCCAGCCACCCATGTAGGTGCCAATTGCGATTGCCAACGCACAGGATGCCTTGACCCAGAAGGGGATGTCAGCATCAGTTCCGATGTGGCCGGTGGCAACTAGGGAAAGGAAGATAACGCCCATGGTTTTTTGGGCATCGTTAGTGCCGTGAGCTAGGGAAACAAGTGATGCGGAGCCGATTTGTCCCCAGCGGAAGTAGCGGTTTTTCTCGTCGTCAGCAACGGCTTTGGTGATGCTGTAGACCGCAAAGGTGCCAATCGCGGCGACCAGACCTGCGACAACTGGTGCGGCAAGAGCTGGGAGGATCATCTTCGACAGGACGCCTTCCCACACAACTCCGCCGAATCCCAAGCTGGCGATGGCTGCGCCGATGAGGCCGCCGAACAAAGCGTGGGAGGAGCTGGATGGAATGCCCAGCAGCCAGGTCAGAAGATTCCAGACGATGGCGCCGATGAGGCCTGCGAAGACGACGAGCAAGAGCTGATGGGAATCCCATGCGTTGCTGAGGTCGAATTGGTCGAGGTCAACAATGCCTTTGGCCACCGTAGTGGCGACTTCGACAGAAAGGAATGCACCGACCAAATTGAGTATGGCAGATAGGGCCACTGCAACTTTAGGTTTGAGGGCGCCTGTGGCAATGGACGTGGCCATTGCGTTGCCTGTGTCGTGGAATCCGTTTGTGAAATCGAAGGCAAGTGCCGTCACGATAACAATCAATAAAATAATCAGCTCGGTCACGCTTGGGAAGTATGCCCTAAGAAGTACCTAATCCAAATATCCAAAGTGGGGTTTCTGTAGGGCTATTGGTTAACCTGTGAGTTTATTAACCCCGGAAGTGGGTGTGTTGTCGTACTTGGCCAATAACGATTGTTGGTTTTTCCCCACTTGCAACATGCGCTTTTGTGTTTAACAATCAAGCCATTGACAAGAAATGTTGCAAAAAGTAAAAAGATTAAATTCCATAACCAACAAGATGAACATTGAGTGAATTTTTTCCCGGATTGCTGCTGGGCTAGCCGCAATTGAGAAAATAAACCCCTCAAGCGCCCACCCAAGCGCCCCCGTTCAACCGCACGACAAAGGGTACGCGCCGAGGCAATCTCAACGCGCACCCTCAAGAAGGCACAAACGACACAATCTAGTAGTAGTACGGGAACTCATTCCAGTTCGGATCGCGCTTTTCAAGGAAGGCTTCTTTTCCTTCCACAGCTTCATCAGTCATATATGCCAAACGCGTTGCTTCACCAGCAAAAACCTGCTGGCCCATGAGGCCATCGTCGGTGAGGTTGAAAGCGAACTTGAGCATGCGCTGTGCAGTAGGGGACTTGGTGTTGATCTCCCGAGCTGCTTGGATGGCTTCCTTCTCCAAGTCGGCATGATCGGCAACGATGTTGACAGCACCCATCTGTTGCATACGTTCGGCGTCGTAGGTACGTCCCAGGAAGAAAATCTCGCGAGCGTATTTTTGCCCCACCATTTTGGCCAAGTATGCAGAGCCGTAGCCAGCGTCAAAGGATCCGACATCGGCATCAGTTTGTTTAAAGCGTGCTTCCTGGCGGGAAGCAATGGTGAGGTCGCAGACCACGTGCAGGGAATGTCCGCCACCGGCGGCCCATCCGTTGACTACGGCGATGACAACTTTGGGCATGGTGCGGATAAGGCGTTGTACTTCCAGAATGTGGAGGCGTCCACCTTCCACTTTCGCGCGAGCGGTGTCGATGGTGGAGGAATCGGCGATAGCGTCGTCGTGCGCGTGCTCAGTGGCGTATTGATAGCCGGAGCGGCCACGGATGCGTTGGTCGCCGCCTGAGCAAAATGCCCATCCGCCGTCTTTTTCACTGGGGCCGTTGCCAGTGAGCAAGATGGTGCCTACATCTGGGGTGCGACGTGCGTCGTCAAGGGCTGCGTAAAGTTCGTCGACGGTGTGTGGACGGAACGCGTTGCGCACCTCAGGGCGATCAAAGGCAATACGCACAATGCCATCGGCGCGGGTAGTGCCCACATGGCGGTGATAGGTGATGTCGGTGAGGTTTTCAAAACCTGAAACTATGGCCCACTGGGTAGGATCAAAAGGATTGTCGGTGCTGTAGGTAGTCATAAGTTACAACCTTAAGGCCTTATTGTTGTGCCACGATGCCCAGGGCTGCGGCATGCACATCAATCGCAGCCGCCAACTTCTCGTCGCGGTCGGTTACGTGCCCAACGTCGTGACTTGTCAGCGTGACGTCGACGAAGCTGTAGCTCAGCAGAAGATCGGGGTGGTGATTGGCGGCTTCCGCGGAGACGCCAATGTGGTTGACAAATTCCAATCCGGTGGCGAAGTTTTTGGTGCTAAACCGTGCGGTTGCTGCACCGTTGGCGAGGGTCCAGTGGGAGGAGGCGTCGAAAAGCGTTGTCATGTCCTTATTTTGCCCTACACTGGCGCTCATGCGCCTGCTTCTGACGTCTTTTGGCCACGATCGTATTAGGGATTTTGTCCGGGGAACGGTTGCATATATTCCTGATGCGACCAGGCTTTTTGCATCGCATCCTGATGCTGCGCCATTTATTGATGTTGAGCGCGATATGTTGCGCGAGCACGGCCTGCAGATTCGCGAGCTCCGCCTGGAAACTTCCACGCCTGCAATGGCAAATCGCGTGCTTTCTGAGGTCGATGGGGTGTATGTGGCAGGAGGGGAGACCTTTGATCTGCTGTGGTTGCTGCGAACAACGGGCATCGATGAGGTGCTAGTTAAACATGTGCGCGCCGGGTTGCCCTATATCGGCACGAGCGCAGGCTCTGTGGTGGCGGGACCAAGTATCGCACCGGTCAGCCTTTTAGATAGCCCCGAGGTTGCGCCGGATTTAGGCGATTACACAGGCTTGCAGCTGTGTGAGCATGTCATCATTCCTCATGCTGGTGGCACAATACCGCAGTTTCCCATCGAGATTTTTGCCGATACCGTGCGGAAATACGGCGCGGACTATCCGTTGGTGCTGCTCAAAGACGGGCAAGCGCTGTTGGTGGATGACCTGGGAACACACTTAATTTGAGCGCTGTTTTAAGGTGGAACCCATGAACCTGCCTTCCGTTGATGAGATCCTCGAGCGCTCACACGTTGTGTCGCTGCCCATGCGCGTGAAATTCCGCGGCGTCACCACCAGGGAGGCGCTGCTCATTAACGGCCCGCGCGGCTGGGGCGAGTTCGCACCGTTCCTGGAATACGAGGCCCAAGAATCCAGCAGCTGGTTGGCATCCGGCATCGAAGCAGCCTGGGAAGGCTTCCCCGCGCCACTGCGTGAGCATGTGGAAGTCAACGCAACCATCCCGGCCGTTCCGGCGCACCAAGTCGCAGAAATCCTTGAGCGCTTTCCGGGCTGCCGCACCATAAAGGTTAAAGTCGCAGAACCTGGCCAAACGCTTCTCGACGACATCGCCCGCGTCAACGCCGTCCGCGAGGCCCGCCCAGGAGTTAGCATCCGAGTTGATGCCAACTGTGGGTGGACCGTTGAGAAGGCCGTCGAAGCTGCAAGCGCGCTGGCACCGCTTGATTACCTCGAACAGCCCTGTAAAACCGTCGAAGAACTCGCCGAAGTGCGCGCGACACTGCAACGCCGTGGCATGTTTATCCGCGTTGCAGCTGATGAATCCATCCGCAAATCAGACGATCCCTACCGGGTGGCAAAGCTGCGCGCAGCTGATGTTGCGGTGGTGAAAGTTGCTCCTTTGGGTGGGGTGAAAAGGGTCTTGGACGTGGCACAACACTTGCGTTCACGCGCGATGGACATCACTGTAGCAAGTGCACTGGACACGGTTGTGGGCATGAACGCCGGCCTGGCTGCCGTAGCGGCGTTACCCAAGCTTGATGACGACGACCTCATCGATGTTCCCCCCGCTGCCGCGGGTCTGGCTACGTCGCAGTTGTTCGTTCAGGACGTCGCAACCCCTCACGCAATCGTGGATGGTTTCATGGAAACGCGTGTCATTGAGCCGGAGCTTGATCGTCTAGAAACCCTCGCTGCCAGTGCATCTCGCCGCGATTGGTGGTTTGAACGAGTCCGCGAATGCCACCACATTCTGGCAACAATCTAGACTATTGAGCATGTCTCGCACGCCAGCCCAAGAACTTGCCGCCGCAGTAGTCGATACCCTTGCCCCACACATCACCGACGTGGTGCTGTGCCCCGGTTCCAGAAACTCACCGTTGGTGCTTGAGATGCTGGCCCGTCAGGATTTGCGCGTCCATGTGCGTATCGACGAGCGCTCGGCGTCATTTTTAGCTCTTGCCCTAGCGCGGGTACAGGCCAGGCCCGTTCCTGTGGTGATGACTTCAGGAACGGCAGTATCCAACTGCTTGCCTGCAGTGACGGAAGCAGCACACGCCCACATCCCGCTCATCGTGCTGTCGGCGGATCGTCCTTCTCGATTAGTCGGCACCGGCGCGAGCCAAACCATTAACCAGACGAATATTTTCGGTGACGTGGCACCCACGGTGACGATAGAAAGCGTCGACAAGCTCTCTGAAATCGGTGACCACCTGGCATCCGGGCCCTCCCAGCAACCTCGCCATATAAATGTCGCGCTGGACATGCCGTTGGTAGCTGAGCCATTGCCGGATGCGCATGGCGAATCGCAGGTGAGCTGGCCACATCGCTGGGTCGATCATGGCTCAATCGATGTTGATTTAAGCAAGAACACCCTGGTCATTGCCGGTGATGAGGCGTGGGAAGTTGAGGGGCTCGAAGATGTGCCCACCATCGCTGAACCGACGGCGCCGCATCCGTTCCACCCCGTGCACCCGTTGGCCGCTGAGATCCTTGCCAAGGAGCAGGTGTCGGCTGAGGGGTATGTGGTAAATACCCGACCTGACCACGTCATTGTAATTGGGCACCCCACCTTGCACCGCAGCGTATTGGCGCTCATTACCGACCCAGAAATTACACTCAGTGTGCTCTCGCGAACCGAATCATTGACCACCCTTGGTCGCACACCTGACTTCCACGGCACGACCGTGAAGGTTTCCGGTTCCCAGGACAAGCAGTGGCTGAAAATCTGCGACGCGGCTTCCGATTTGGCAGCTGAAGGCGTGCGCGACGTGCTGGACAATGATGAATTCGGCTTCACCGGACTACACGTTGCCGCAGCTGTCGCCGATACCCTCGGCACCGGAGATACCCTGTTTTCCGCAGCGTCCAATCCAATCCGGGACCTGTCGTTGGTCGGATTGCCATTCGACGGCGTCGATACGTTTTCCCCACGTGGCACCGCTGGCATCGATGGCACTGTTTCCCAAGCCATCGGCACTGCACTGGCCGTCCAATCGCGTCACCCCGATGAAATACGCGCACCCCGCACCGTCGCGTTGGTGGGAGACCTGGCGTTCCTGCATGACATCGGTGGCCTGCTCATCGGCCCCAATGAACCCCGCCCGGAAAACCTCACCATTGTGGTCTCAAACGATAACGGTGGCGGAATCTTTGAATACCTGGAAACCGGATCGGATGGATTGCGCCCCAACTTTGAGCGCGCCTTCGGCACCCCACACGACGTCTCCATCGCTGACCTCTGCGCAGGCTACAACGTCGATCACACCCAAGTAGACAACCTCCAAGACCTCATCGTGGCACTTGTCGATTCCACCGAAGTCTCCGGCTTCACCGTCATCGAAGCCACCACCACCCGTTCCACCCGCCGCGCTCAACACCAAGCCCTGCTAGCCAAGGTGCGCTAGTGGATCTCCTCCAAGTGCGCAGGCGCGCCCGACAACTTGTCCTGGTCATCTACATCACAGCGATGCTCGGTGTCGTGGCGATGGTTTTTGGTCCCTTCCTCAATGACCGCACCATCGAAGACAACCCCGGTCGCGCTCTTGCCCAAGTCACCAACGTCGGATCCTTCCGAACCACCGTGGATTACCAAGACGAGAAGGGCCTTTTTCACTCCCCAGCAACCGGCCTGCTGTATCCCACCGGACTCGGCGAAGGCCAACGCGTATGGGTCAACTACGCAAAGTCCGACCCAGAGCTAGTTAAAGTAGAAGGCCGCAAATGGACGTTGAGCATAATCCCAGCATTAAGTGTTGGAGCTGTTGCCACAGTGATCGGCGCAGTATTATGGCTGGGAGTTGGCCGAATCGGAAGACGGTCCGAGAACGCCACCACAGTTGATTAACCAAGATGTAACCCAATAGAAGCGGAGACTTCTACAAAGTTCTCGTTAAAGCCATACACGGTTCACTACGATGTTGGCATGATGTGGAGATAATAAAGCCCATGCGGGTAGCGATTGTTGCAGAGTCATTTCTTCCAAACGTCAACGGAGTCACCAATTCGGTGCTCCGCGTTTTGGAGCACCTCAAGGCCAATGGCCACGAAGCCCTGGTGATCGCGCCGGGTGCTCGTGATTTTCAGGAAGAAATTGCAGACTACCTTGGATTCGAAATCGTGCGCGTCCCCACCG
The window above is part of the Corynebacterium deserti GIMN1.010 genome. Proteins encoded here:
- a CDS encoding inorganic phosphate transporter — encoded protein: MTELIILLIVIVTALAFDFTNGFHDTGNAMATSIATGALKPKVAVALSAILNLVGAFLSVEVATTVAKGIVDLDQFDLSNAWDSHQLLLVVFAGLIGAIVWNLLTWLLGIPSSSSHALFGGLIGAAIASLGFGGVVWEGVLSKMILPALAAPVVAGLVAAIGTFAVYSITKAVADDEKNRYFRWGQIGSASLVSLAHGTNDAQKTMGVIFLSLVATGHIGTDADIPFWVKASCALAIAIGTYMGGWRVIRTLGKGLVEIDSPQGMAAETSSAAIILTSSHFGMALSTTHVATGSIMGTGIGRQGASVRWSVAGRMAVAWLITLPASAIVGIFCWWVAHGVGLISSDLVGVLVAFAILLGLSSYIFARSRRAPVDPSNVNADWNEESNSVAPAAPSTPATPTAPAVHPEQDTAPRSKNEVTK
- a CDS encoding 1,4-dihydroxy-2-naphthoyl-CoA synthase, giving the protein MTTYSTDNPFDPTQWAIVSGFENLTDITYHRHVGTTRADGIVRIAFDRPEVRNAFRPHTVDELYAALDDARRTPDVGTILLTGNGPSEKDGGWAFCSGGDQRIRGRSGYQYATEHAHDDAIADSSTIDTARAKVEGGRLHILEVQRLIRTMPKVVIAVVNGWAAGGGHSLHVVCDLTIASRQEARFKQTDADVGSFDAGYGSAYLAKMVGQKYAREIFFLGRTYDAERMQQMGAVNIVADHADLEKEAIQAAREINTKSPTAQRMLKFAFNLTDDGLMGQQVFAGEATRLAYMTDEAVEGKEAFLEKRDPNWNEFPYYY
- a CDS encoding 4a-hydroxytetrahydrobiopterin dehydratase, which codes for MSASVGQNKDMTTLFDASSHWTLANGAATARFSTKNFATGLEFVNHIGVSAEAANHHPDLLLSYSFVDVTLTSHDVGHVTDRDEKLAAAIDVHAAALGIVAQQ
- a CDS encoding Type 1 glutamine amidotransferase-like domain-containing protein, with amino-acid sequence MRLLLTSFGHDRIRDFVRGTVAYIPDATRLFASHPDAAPFIDVERDMLREHGLQIRELRLETSTPAMANRVLSEVDGVYVAGGETFDLLWLLRTTGIDEVLVKHVRAGLPYIGTSAGSVVAGPSIAPVSLLDSPEVAPDLGDYTGLQLCEHVIIPHAGGTIPQFPIEIFADTVRKYGADYPLVLLKDGQALLVDDLGTHLI
- a CDS encoding o-succinylbenzoate synthase codes for the protein MNLPSVDEILERSHVVSLPMRVKFRGVTTREALLINGPRGWGEFAPFLEYEAQESSSWLASGIEAAWEGFPAPLREHVEVNATIPAVPAHQVAEILERFPGCRTIKVKVAEPGQTLLDDIARVNAVREARPGVSIRVDANCGWTVEKAVEAASALAPLDYLEQPCKTVEELAEVRATLQRRGMFIRVAADESIRKSDDPYRVAKLRAADVAVVKVAPLGGVKRVLDVAQHLRSRAMDITVASALDTVVGMNAGLAAVAALPKLDDDDLIDVPPAAAGLATSQLFVQDVATPHAIVDGFMETRVIEPELDRLETLAASASRRDWWFERVRECHHILATI
- the menD gene encoding 2-succinyl-5-enolpyruvyl-6-hydroxy-3-cyclohexene-1-carboxylic-acid synthase, whose protein sequence is MSRTPAQELAAAVVDTLAPHITDVVLCPGSRNSPLVLEMLARQDLRVHVRIDERSASFLALALARVQARPVPVVMTSGTAVSNCLPAVTEAAHAHIPLIVLSADRPSRLVGTGASQTINQTNIFGDVAPTVTIESVDKLSEIGDHLASGPSQQPRHINVALDMPLVAEPLPDAHGESQVSWPHRWVDHGSIDVDLSKNTLVIAGDEAWEVEGLEDVPTIAEPTAPHPFHPVHPLAAEILAKEQVSAEGYVVNTRPDHVIVIGHPTLHRSVLALITDPEITLSVLSRTESLTTLGRTPDFHGTTVKVSGSQDKQWLKICDAASDLAAEGVRDVLDNDEFGFTGLHVAAAVADTLGTGDTLFSAASNPIRDLSLVGLPFDGVDTFSPRGTAGIDGTVSQAIGTALAVQSRHPDEIRAPRTVALVGDLAFLHDIGGLLIGPNEPRPENLTIVVSNDNGGGIFEYLETGSDGLRPNFERAFGTPHDVSIADLCAGYNVDHTQVDNLQDLIVALVDSTEVSGFTVIEATTTRSTRRAQHQALLAKVR
- a CDS encoding DUF3592 domain-containing protein gives rise to the protein MDLLQVRRRARQLVLVIYITAMLGVVAMVFGPFLNDRTIEDNPGRALAQVTNVGSFRTTVDYQDEKGLFHSPATGLLYPTGLGEGQRVWVNYAKSDPELVKVEGRKWTLSIIPALSVGAVATVIGAVLWLGVGRIGRRSENATTVD